Genomic DNA from Dermochelys coriacea isolate rDerCor1 chromosome 27, rDerCor1.pri.v4, whole genome shotgun sequence:
tgcacaggagtgaggggacgtggcacgtgcgtggcgggggtgtggtgcacaggagtgaggggacgtggcacgtgcgtggcgggggtgtggtgcacaggagtgaggggacgtggcacgcgtgtggcgggggtgtggtgcacaggagtgaggggacttggcacgcgtgtggcgggggtgtggtgcacaggagtgaggggacttggcatgtgcgtggcgggggtgtggtgcacaggagtgaggggacttggcacgcgtgtgacgggggtgtggtgcacaggagtgaggggacttggcacgcgtgtgacaggggtgtggtgcacaggagtgaggggacgtggcacgtgcgtggcgggggtgtggtgcacaggagtgaggggacgtggcacgcgtgtggcgggggtgtggtgcacaggagtgaggagACCTGAGACACCCGTGAGACGGGGTTGGTGCACCGGAGTGAAGGGACGTGCACATGCGTGGcagggggtgtggtgcacaggaccGAGGGGATGCGAGGACACGGCCCAGGGAGATGAGGGGATGCAGTGAGATGAGTAGCACATGTGGGGAGGAGACGTAGCAAGGGAGCCAAGGGCTATCCTGAGGGGATGTGGGGACAGAGCATAAGAGAATGAGGAGAAATAGTGACACCATGAGGGGAGGGCCATGGTGTCATCCCAACGTCCGCATCGGTCAGTGACGTGTCAGCGTTCCTCATCGGCCCTGAGCCGGGACCAGAACATCAAACCACAACTTACTTTCCTCCATGATTTGAATGGCCAGGGCAGAGTGATTTAATGAGGGCAAAGTTATTTCTCCAGTTCTCTAAGGAGTGGGGACCAGAGGTTGGAGCAGGGGCCTGGGTGCTAGGAGTCCTGGGTTTTATTTCTACTGATTCTCTCAAATCACATGCCTCAGTTACCACCATAGGGAAGATACAGTTTACCCCTTGCGGGGGTCATGAGACTTTGTTCATGAATGCTTGGGAATCACATTGAGATCCTGGCTTGGAGGGAGTCACAGCTGTGCAGCAGGTTCTATCAAATACAGGTGCCGGTATGTGCTTCCTGTGCTGACCAGCCCCGCTCCTCTGTGACTGAATGCTCCTCTGTGTTTGcatcccaggctctgcagctgaaAGCAGGGGATAAGCACGGCCTGGTCGCCCGTTCAGTGTGTTACCTGAAACTCGGGGACACAGAAAATTCCCTGAGAGATGCAGAAGCCTCTCTTCAAAATGACCAAACATTCTCCAAGGTAAATAGCATTAGGGGACAAGGGACTGGTGTGTCCCTAGGGCTGGCCTTCAGTGAGTGGGGCaccaagggtacatctacactgcaaaaaaaaaaaaaaaaaaaaaaaaaaggcagcagcagGGTGTCTCAGAGCCTGTGTCTATGGACTTGTGGTCAAAGGTCTTGAACTACTGTGCTaaaagcagtgtagacattcctgctcaggtTGGAGCTCGGGCCCTGTGACCACCCCCTTTGACTGGGTTTCAGAGTTTGAGTGGGAACATTGTCTGTACTGCTCTTTTTAGCACCATACACGAGCCCAAGTCTAtagactcaggctctgagacttctGCTGTGgcctttgtttgttgtttttgcagtgcagacataccccaaGAAGCCACGGGGGAGCAGTGGGTTGTTAGTCTCCTCTTCCCCACTCTTTGTTCTTGCTCCAGAATATGAGATCAGAGCTGCCGGTGAGTTGCTGAATCTGCCCTTGTGTTGCTTGTGCTCAGTGCAAGCCCTGCCTGTTCTGTCAGGAGAGTGGGTTGTCTGGAGAGCTATTCTTCTATCCAGTTGAAAATCCCACATTCTACAGGGAGACTCTAGTTTCAGTTGAGGTTTACTGGACACACTCACGCTTTATTTCAGCACCACATAAACAGCTGTAAATATTTATAGTCTGACAGCAACAGGGGCCTGATCTGGCACCCCTCCCCTTATAGTGACCCCAAGGAAGTGAAGGAAACTCACCGGAGTCATGGCTGCAGTATCGGGCTTTATCCTTGGCAGAGATGAGACGGCCCATAGCACTCTCCTCACTGCTTTGGGAGCTGTTCTATGTGTTGCATTCAGACTGTTTGTTTCCTTCATTACAGGGACTTTACCAAAAGGCTGAGACACTGTACACCATGGGCGACTTTGAATTTGCACTAGTGTATTATCACCGAGGCCACAAACTACGTCCAGAGCTACAGAAATTCAGGCTAGGAATTCAGAAAGCTCAGGAAGCGATTGACAACTCTGTCGGAAGTAAGATGTCACAGTTTATTGACAATGCAAGCATATCCCAAAGCAGGCAATTCAGTAGCTGTTGTCATATATTATATTAGTTCCTCATGTGCTCAGAGAATGAGAGGAAATTGCACAGGAAGATCTGTCTGCCTCCTGAATCACATGCATAATTGCCATTTTCAGCTGAGGTCAGGGAATTCTCAATAGGGTCCAACCTGTATTATTggccaaatatatatttttttacagtaTCTACCCCCCCAGTAATACAGATTCAGGTGTCAACCTGGACCCCCTGATCCATGCAGTTATTACCCTATGCTTGATTATTGCAACTTACATCTACGAACAAAGCCCCAAACCCTGAAAATGTTCCAGCTCGTACAAAACGCAGTAGCCCATCTGCTTAGCACCCTGCTGCTCTTCTCTCTACACTGGCTCCCCACTGACTACAGAATCCATTTCAAGGTCTCTGTCCTGATGTTCAGAGCCTTTCAGTGAAATTAATCTCAGCTTCCTGAAACCACATCTCCTGCTGTGACCCTGACCTCCCATGACAGCTGATCTGCTTGGGACAAGTGAAACTGTCAACCAGTAGGGAGAGGCAACACTTTCATAGAAGCTAGACCTAGACTAGAACTCAATCCAGCCAGAGGCAAAAGTGATCTAAGGCCTTCTAGTGTTCACAGCTAGATATAAAACTAATTTCTTCCACTTAGCATTCCCTTAATAATGTCTTCACAAGGATACGCAGTACACCCACTCATGGACAGACGGCATGCCTATTCACAGACATGCATCACACCCCCACttatggacacacacacaccacagcaaCTTTCAGACAACACCTACCCACACAGGACACACATAGACATGTAATGATAGCACCCGCCTCCCCAACACGCACAGAACACAGAGACTTGGACTGACAGTACACCTACTCACCCACAAAAGCAAACAGACATGCTAATCAATAATCAAGCTGTTTCTTCTCAAGACTGGGAAAGAAGCAAGAGACAACTGTTATTTTAGCTATATTTTTATGTAACTGGGAGGCTTCTGGACACTACGGCAATGCAGACCATGAACACCTAGCTAGATAGTCTGAGAAACTCCTCCCAGGCTGGTCTAGATAGTCTTGTCCTGACTCTCTCACCTGAGAGGATTCATTAGAACAGTGTCTGattctcctttcccccttccagCTTGGCCAAAACTGTGTGTGTTGCCTGCAAGCAGTTAGACTGGCagagttgagagccactgtctgAGTCAGAGCGGGGCATTTTGCtctaaatattgacaaatatgATTTAGAAATAACTCTCTGGGCTGGTGGAGGTCCTGGAATCCCACTCTGGTACTGCCCCATCTGCCTGTTTAACTGGCcggttgtctcttgtcttgtaggtagattgtaagttctttagggtagggactgtctttttgttgtatttgtacagtgtctagtgcAATGGGGCCCCGATCTGTGGTTGTGACCCCTCAGTGCTACCATAGGGGCcacaataataattattattaataatagatACAGCTGAGCTGTTTCTCTGAGCTGCAATTCCTGCTTTTAGACTGAAGAGAGGGGTTCAGAATTTGCCACATATTTCAAATGCCACAATAAGTGCACAGCTTTGTTTCTAACAGGACATTATTGGCCTAGCACTTTTACATCCCTGTTAAACTCTAGGGCCTGTGCGTTGCAGTTCTTGAATGCTTACAAGTATGTTTTCTCCATTTGCAGGTCCTTCCTCAGTTAAattggagaacaaaggggaccTCTGCTTTTTAAGCAGGCAGGCAGAGGTATGGTGTGAACCACTTTCTCTTGGGAAGTTCACTAGAGATACCACAATGCTAAATGCTTTCTGGTGAATTGGCACAACCAGGGGAAAAAATGGCTGAGACTTTCTGCAGCCACATCAGTAGAACTGCTTCTGGGGTCAGCCCAGTGTGCCATGGGTGGCAGACAGTTCTGCCTTCTCCTTGACATTTTGTGTAGCTCTATCAGAAGAGAGCACCAGCCAAGGAGCAACTGAATGCCTCATCTGCTGCCTTTccagcagcaaaactcccactgcttTCAAACAGACTATCACACAGGAAAGAGGACATTAAGAGCATCTGTGTTTGTGTCTAGCTATGGCCCCAAATTCTGCtggccttactcacatgagtacttTCCATCAATTTCAGTGGGGAGATTGGGGGCCATGATCAATCTGTAGCACCTACTTTGGTCTGACTTGCTGTTTAAGgttaaacttttcaaaagtggccactgattttggatggctcaatttttgggtgcccagcttgaggcACGTGGCTCCTCAGGAGCGCTGAACACCCACAGCTCCAGTTTGACATCAGCGGGAGCAGTGAGTGCTCAACTCCGCAGAAAATCAGGGTTCAAGGGCCTGACTTTCCCAAGGTCTTGCAGAGTACCTTGACTCCAGTTGGAGCTGTGGCTGCTTAGCAGCTGTGGAAATCAGGACCAATGTGTCTAAAGTTGGGCATCCAGAAATAGAGGCCGCCATCATCAGTGGCCACTTGGGAATATGTGGCTGAATGTGCTTAGGAGAAGTACAGTAACTTTAACCTGTAGAGCCATCCTAAGATGTATTTATTATGGGTGTGTTTTGAACCTGGATTAGGATTTGGGATGGGAAGGCCTGGGGGGATCTTCCCCACAACACCCTTTCTCGTACTGTGGAGGGCTGGacgccccacccccaggagcctgcatGCACTGAGTCTAGCACTGGTCAGATGGAGTCACTCAAGGCAGTGCAAGACACTATCTCTCAGAAGGGGCAGAACTCCTGCTTTTATAAAGCTACTGTCCTAGGGAGCAAGTGCGTGGGGGTGCTTGGGATCTGAACTTTGATCCCCACTAGATCAACAGGCTGGTCTTGTGCCTGGGTCATTCTCTCCTTCATGAATAAAAAGTTTGGGAAGTGGATCCAAAAGCTAGCCCTTTCTGCTTGTGACCATATCCCTCTCCTCTGCGTCCTTCTGTTTTGTTCTGCGGCAGAACAAAAAAGTGAAGCAGAAACTTCAGGGCAAAGCCCCCAAAAAGGATCAAAAGCAGCAGAGTAAAGTGGAGCCCAGCAGGAATGAAAAGACTGAACGGCAACTTCTTGGAGAGCTTTATGTTGACAAGGCCTACCTGGAGAAACTACTCAAAGATGAAGGTCTTTCTCTATTGTATTTAACTAAATATAACATGTTATTCCTCTTGATTCAATCAAATCCATGTTTTCCTTTCATTCTGTTATTTCTGTGACCACCAGGGGACGTATCGCCCCTTGAGTAGCACATGCTAATGTTTGCAGTGGTCCCAAACCTACAAATCACGTGATCCAGATTTGTACAAGTTACTCAAGTTTCCAGGACCAGTGTTTGTAACAATgtctaaatacattttattctttATACTTCCTTATTAGTTAAATAGCAACATTCTGTAGCAAGCAGTTCAGTTATCCACTAACACCGGCCCAAAGCACTCAATACCAatcaaaataaaaagcagaaattATTTTAAGTACAAATGTCATAGTTGATTAGATAAACTAGTGTTGAATTAAGTGGAAGGCACCAGTTTTACTTTGGACTGGTCAATGTCATGGTTTTGCTGCTAAGGATTAAGATGTGGGATTCAGAAAAGGATCAGATTTCTGAGTTGGGCAGAAAATGCATCCCTGTTTAATTAGTTTTCTTGAGAAATATTTCCCCAGGAACATAGGAGAGTTTGAGGCTTTAGTCTCCTGTTACCTCCTGTTATGTTACCAGTCTTCATAACTTGCATGGgtccatcctgtcttctgatactTTAAAAGTTCTCACAGTATTCCATGGGGACAATCCATGCAATCCAGGATGCCTACATTCCATTAAGGTGCCATCTACCCTATAAGTGGATCAGATAGTTTCTCATCTTGTGCTATGGCCGAGTGGGACAGGTGTCCAGATCACCAAACTTCACCACCACTAGTGCTCACAGGGCCTCTCCTGGGTTGTATTCACCATTGAAGACAAGGATTGAAGGGGCCGTGGACACTGACTCTTACAGGTCATGCTTACATGCCAGGTTTAGGCATGGCAGCAGGGGGTGGTGAGGTGGTGGGAGAAGCTTGCCCTGCCACCACCCATGCTGTGTCTGTTCCGGGGATTATTAAAGGATTTAGTCTCCAGGGCGCTCAGTCTGGGGCTAGCACTAAAAATGTTCCCATCCgccttaccccccccccacatcatgGCTTCACTCCTCAGATCCTTTAATACTGTGTCCTGGTTCTGCCTTTCACTGATTTCCAGACTTGATCAaaagcagcacaaagcatgggATGACAGTGGAGGACCTGATCCTGGGTGGCATTAACTACCTGGACACCCGCACCGAATtctggcagcagcagaagccCATCTACGCCCGTGTGAGAGACCGCAAGCTCATGCAGCAGAGATGGCTCCCAGAGAGAAAGCGAAAGCCATCGGAAGTTGCCAGATACATTCTGAAGAGCATGGAAGAAATTGATATGTGTAGGTGTCCCACATGGAAGCAACAAGAGCGTTGTGACTGGTGTATATTACTCACAGTGGGCAGCTACAGACCAGATCAGCAGGAGCCCTGTATTCAGAGGGTTGTTATTTCCTaaagatagcaggtttaaaaatgTGTCATGCTTTTCCCTGCCTTTCCCAAGCAATACTTTAGTATAGAATTTAACACACTGGGGTATTTTCCAGCTCCTCCTATACTCAGGGTATCTCAGAGCACTGTACAGAGCAGTGCTTTGAACACTAGAACCCTGTAGGCAAATGCAGTGTGCTTAGCAAATGACCCACCCAGCCTGGGACACTGGCGAGGCCAGGGCATTGTTTCTTCTCTACCTTCTTTGAAAAGTAACAAGGACAGAGAGGGCTAGAAGGATGAAGAATTTGCAGGGAAGGAtctggaagggaggagagagggctCCAAGACATTTCTGTTCAGTGTTTCTACTGTTCACTTTGTAACCCATAAGACCTCTGTCATCATCACTGAGGCTCAGTtcctttcccttgctgcagaattgCCCCCAAATGTGGCAGATGACAGCGCTCCATAGCATAGCATGGTGGTTTaattgccacagcattgcacaaAGCTGGGACAGGTAACAGAGCCATGTGATGGACTGACCTGTAAGAGATGCCATAGCGGTGTTGTGTCTAGCACTTACTCTCAGATGACACATTCAGCTTCCCCGCTGCACCACTAGATTCTCCCAACCCATCTTCAGACTGTGGGTCTCATTCTCCATTGTCCTGCACTAGGGGTTttcatttgcacctgtgcaaagtgagtgcaaaatagTACCAAAGCAGACTTACATTGGTGGCAGtattttgcacaggtataaatgactccCCAAAgacacagtggagaatcaggccctgtgtctcCCCAGCTGTTCCTGTGCCCGACTTGGTGCTGAGCGttcctctctctgtgcttctAGTGTTGACCAGTAGCTGCCCTGAAGGAAGCTATAAGAAAGCTGAGCATGTGCTAAAAACAATCAAAGGTTGGTCTGATGATGAAATTCCCAACAAGAACGAATTGATTGGAAACCTCTACAGCTGCATTGGGAACGCTCAGATAGAGATGGGACAAATGGGGGCAGCACTGCAGAGTCACAAGATGGATCTGGAGATCGCAAGGGAAAAGTGAGTGCTCCAAAGCCCGATGTTAACTTGGGATGGGCGGGGAAAGGAGGCAATGTGTGGCGGTAGGAGTTCAGATGGGAAGGGCACATTGCCTAACTGAAGGGCAATTCTCAAATAATGCTTTGAATTTCTATAGCCCTGCTCTTCTGGGGACCTGATGGCACTAGACCCAGTCATCACCTGCCCTCACGGTATCCACTGACGTATCATCATCACCATggtacaaacaaaaagaaaaggaggacttgtggcaccttagagactaacaaatttatttgagcataagctttcgtgagctacagctcacttcatcggatgcatttggtacaAACAGGGAGGCTGAGGCAGAACAATGCGTGTCCTGCCCAAGGACACAGACCAAATGCATGTCAGAACCAGGGCTTGCACCTGGGGCTCTTGATTCCCTGCCCCAGGCAATGCTTCCGCCTAAGAAAATGTTATAATCAGATTTCTTGATAGGTTTCCTGGCTGGGGAAATCATTTTCATTTGAGTCATGACGTCAGTACCCAGTAGGTACAGCCACCTGCTCCTGCAGAAAATGTTCTGCAGGATCTCTCAGGCGGAAGAGAATGGAGCAGAATGGGCTTTATATCGTCCTCTCTGAATGGAGTTTTGCAGAGCACTTCACAAAGTAAGGAGGTGCCTGTTGGACCCGTTTGGGTTTTTGCTGCCAGTGCAGTGATTAGGCAGGGATGAAGCGTCCTCTAGTGGTTAAAGTGCAGGACAGGAGTGAGAAGATCTGGGTTTTGCTGTTCACTCACTGTGTGACGTGGGGCAAtgcatttagggtatgtctatgcagcaactagacacctgcagctggccccagctgggaaatctacacagcaaggagacagtcccacagcctgagcccgagtcagctggggATAGTAAAACTGGTTCATAtcagaggaggggagtgagggttAGGTCATTAACATTTGTAACACTTGGTGCGCTATAGGGTGCATTATTATAAAGTGAGTAGCCATTAGCGTTGACCAATAGCTCACACGAGCACTGGACAGCAGAGCCTGGTTACTGAGAGCGAGCGAATACAGACTAGGGCCCTGGGATTCTCcttttcagtgatttaaaaaagctgctttgtttctttaacTGCCACCAGAGACATGGCATCTATCTCAGCACAATATCCCATTGCAATTTTAAATGGGCCCTATGTCACATcctatcaacttgaaatctactTAATTGAACAgaaaaatgagttaaaagtacTTTTAAGTATTACATGTGCCCATTACTCACCCATACAAATGGTACACTTTCCAAATACAAAGTGCTTTTCTCGCCCATGTTGGTATATGAAAATCCACTACACAGAGGGAACAGTGGAAGTGACTGCACAAAAAAAGTGTCTTATCAAATGCTcacaaaaaatacaaacaaacaaaaatggataAAGCAGACCCATTCCCCCCACTTATCTCTTCCAGCTACAGTAATCTTAGGTGGTACTTAGAACAGTAGTTGGTAAAAAGTATTTCAAACTGACAGTATTCCTTTAGTGCTGTCTGACATTGTTATGTGAGCTCACTGAACCTGTGAATCTCAAAGAGAATATAGAGGGAGCCTAAGAAAATGCAGGATTATTCAGGGGCAAGACTCTTTGAAGACCTCGTTCTTTCACTTCAATGCAGTGATCTGCCAGATGCCGTCTCCAGAGCTCTTGACAACATTGGCAGGGTTTATGCCAGAATTGGCAAATTCCAGCAAGCTATTGACACGTACGTAAGTTTCATAACATAACAGGTAAGAGAACAGACTTAAAATTAAATGGGTGTTGCTTGGTCCATGTATTTAATTATGCAAGGGGCACTGCTAATGCCAGCTGTGATGTGGACACTCGTCACAAGGAGCTGCACTgacaggccactgaacagccatcagatggtaacattTTCCAGTTGCAAGGATTGATCTTGCCTTGATTCAAATCGGCAGCCCTGAGAGTAAATGACTTTGTAACCCAACCTCCAGAGTCTTCCAGACTTTCTGACTCGCTCTCTTTCCAAATATCCAAGAGGCCTCAGCATAATAGCCTTTGGGTAATGGTAATATCTGCAACCCTTTTAAGGGTTTAAAAAGCCAAGAGCCAACATTACACTGAACCTAGGGCAGTAGAAGTAACTTTCTTTTCCTGTGTAAAGATGGGAGGAGAAGATCCCACTGGCAAAAACCAGCCTGGAGAAAACGTGGTTATTCCATGAAATTGGCCGATGTTACCTAGAGCTTGATGAAGCAACAGAGGCCCAGGGTTATGGAGAAAAATCTCTCCAGTCAGCGGAGGAGGAGGGTGATGTTGAGTGGCAACTCAACGCTAGTGTGCTGGTTGCACAAGCACAAGGTAAAGACATTGTTGAAAAATTTGCTTTAAAGATGGCAGACATTGAGTCTACTCCACAGCTTCATTAAACCTGTCTGTGCCTTACAAACAACCCCACAAAGTCTCATTTGAGCAAAAATCTATTCAAGACAGGCTCATTGGGCTAACATAATAGTTTTCTCTTGTTCTTAGTCCTGCATTAAAATGGATTCTTGTTTGTCTGTTACAGTGAAACTTCAAGACTTCCAATCTGCAGTTATGAACTTTGAAAAAGCTCTTGAGAAGGCAAAACTCATTCATAATGATGCAGCTCAGCAGGCCATCATCATTGTAAGTGATTTACTGTAATCAAGAGAGGAGTTTTGGGGCAATGTGCAGAAGTTACCGACCACTGTTGTTCTCAACCTCTGGTCCGTGGGGCCAGGGACCCAGGGCAAGAAAAGAATGCCAGCTGGCAGCTGGGGGATTAGGAAATGAAATGTCTCACACGAGGAACAAGGCAACCTCTGTCAAGCTGCgccccaaaataaaaaacatatgAAACCTCTTGAGTTAGAAAACTCGGTCCCAATGTGAGCTAATGCGGGAAATATACGGGGTAAAATCTTGGACCTattggagtcagtggcagaacttctattgacttcagtgtagccaGGAGTCAAATTCTGTCTTTCATTGCATCCAGGTGCATGCCAGCAAGTTCATGGCCAGCAACTGGAATGTGAGGTTGAATATGGCCCCCCTGTTCTGGCCTCTCTGAAATATCATGGAGAGGCTACTCTGCATGACCTCTATGACAGGAACATCATGGGTATTGGCTATGAATTGGGGGGGCATGATTTGCATGTTATCAGCACATATGCTTGCTGCCCTAGCAATGGTCTGCATGCATAGGTAGTCCTCCAGGTGATTCATAATCTCATTGGAGTAGATCCCAAAAAGGGCTGATCTCACCTGGTATTTCAAAACACAGAACAGTGGTTCTGCAGCATGAATGTGTGCCTGTTTGGGAGTCCATTAAGTGTGTTTTTGAGCACAGGGGAACCACCCCTGCTGTTTagttaaaaatgggaaaaacagTGCTAGCAGTGTGGGACAGGGGTGTAAGGAGGAAGAGATGATCCCTGCTGAAGTGTGCTAAGGAGTATATTAGCGAGAGTAGTACAATCACAATGGTGGGAGGAGTGGAGCAAAGTGGTTCTTCACTGCAGATAGCTTTAAAGGCACCAAAAGAGCAAGGAATGatgggagaggggacagcaggggggaATGGGACAAACTTTTGAATAGGCCTGTCATGTGACTGCATGTCTAGATTTGTCACTAATCATTCTTGTCAACTTCAGGCCCTAGATGATGCGAACAAAGACTTCATCGAAGAGTTGAAAGCAGAACAAAGGACAGAGAGAATCGAATCTTTAAGAGGTACTAATTCACCTGGGAATTGGTGTGTAAAACAGTGTAGAAAGTTTTGCAtattcccttttcttcctcatcACAGGACACTTGGAGGAGTAGCTAAGTCTATAATCCTCTAAGTGCTCACAAACTGATTGatgaataatttgttccaatatatttccaggtatcaaagttaggctgactggtctataattccccaggtcctcttttttctccttttaaatataGGTTCTATGTTTGCCCTGCTCCAGTCCTCGAGGTCCTCacatcctccaggagttctgaaagataattgctaacggttccaaaattgcttcagctagttccttaagtaccttagGGTAAATTTCATCAGATCCTGGCGACTTGAATCTATCTCtatattctttaacttgttctttccctattttggcttgtttgCCTTCCCCTTGTTGATAACGTGTATTGTGTTAGGTATCTGCTCACAATTTACCTTGTTATTGAATCAAAATAGATTGAATCAAAATAGGCATTGAACACCTTAGCCTTCTTAGTGTCATCCAttgttagctctccttccccactaaataGTAGACCTACCCTTTTCTGTGTCTTTcttttgctcctaatgtatttatagaacctcttcttactgccttttatgtcccttgctacaTGTAATTCATTTTATGCCTTAAACTGTCgattttgtctctacatgcttgtgctgttctGTTGTTCTCACTCTTGCCTATTTGTCTATGGTTCCACTTTCTGTAGGATTCCTTtgtgattttcaggtcattaacgagctcctgatggagccatattaaCCTCTTACTATCATTCCtatcaggatagtttgctgttgtgcctttaacaTTGTCTCCTTGGGAAACTCTCagctttcctgaactccttttcctCTTAGATTTCCTTCCCATGGATCTTACCTTCCAGTTCTCTGATTTTGTtcaagtctgccttcttgaagtccattgtccttgttcTGCTGCcgtctctccttcctttccttagaagcAGTAGCTCTATCTTTTCATGATCGCTTCACCCAAATGGCCTTCCACCTTCTGATTTGcagccaattcctccctgttagcCAGAATCACGTCTAAAATGGCCATTTCCCAGGTTACTACCTCCACCTTTTGAAACAAGAAATTGTCCCCAAGACATACAATACATTACtgtacattttgtgttttgccgaattacttttccaacagacaTCTGAgtagttaaagtctcccattacTAGCAGCTCTCCAGTTctggatatttctgttgtttgttctggAAATGCCGCATCCCCCACTTCCTCCAGATTCGGTGGTCTATATAGCAGCCCCCGATGGTGGTGTCACCACTGGTTTTCCCCACTTTTATCTTCATCCAGAGACTTTCAGttggtctgcctctcacctccttctgaaCCTCAGAACAGATGTATATGTTCTTGAT
This window encodes:
- the ODAD4 gene encoding outer dynein arm-docking complex subunit 4 isoform X1, which codes for MEGAGRSGTFPSLMAEGALLSRRGEHGKALASFTNALQLKAGDKHGLVARSVCYLKLGDTENSLRDAEASLQNDQTFSKGLYQKAETLYTMGDFEFALVYYHRGHKLRPELQKFRLGIQKAQEAIDNSVGSPSSVKLENKGDLCFLSRQAENKKVKQKLQGKAPKKDQKQQSKVEPSRNEKTERQLLGELYVDKAYLEKLLKDEDLIKSSTKHGMTVEDLILGGINYLDTRTEFWQQQKPIYARVRDRKLMQQRWLPERKRKPSEVARYILKSMEEIDMLLTSSCPEGSYKKAEHVLKTIKGWSDDEIPNKNELIGNLYSCIGNAQIEMGQMGAALQSHKMDLEIARENDLPDAVSRALDNIGRVYARIGKFQQAIDTWEEKIPLAKTSLEKTWLFHEIGRCYLELDEATEAQGYGEKSLQSAEEEGDVEWQLNASVLVAQAQVKLQDFQSAVMNFEKALEKAKLIHNDAAQQAIIIALDDANKDFIEELKAEQRTERIESLRDYDYDDEYQEGEEAEDQKEREENKQEEIEKEENERNGRGGGEEEEREGEKGEDYAEPHQDLPE
- the ODAD4 gene encoding outer dynein arm-docking complex subunit 4 isoform X2; protein product: MGDFEFALVYYHRGHKLRPELQKFRLGIQKAQEAIDNSVGSPSSVKLENKGDLCFLSRQAENKKVKQKLQGKAPKKDQKQQSKVEPSRNEKTERQLLGELYVDKAYLEKLLKDEDLIKSSTKHGMTVEDLILGGINYLDTRTEFWQQQKPIYARVRDRKLMQQRWLPERKRKPSEVARYILKSMEEIDMLLTSSCPEGSYKKAEHVLKTIKGWSDDEIPNKNELIGNLYSCIGNAQIEMGQMGAALQSHKMDLEIARENDLPDAVSRALDNIGRVYARIGKFQQAIDTWEEKIPLAKTSLEKTWLFHEIGRCYLELDEATEAQGYGEKSLQSAEEEGDVEWQLNASVLVAQAQVKLQDFQSAVMNFEKALEKAKLIHNDAAQQAIIIALDDANKDFIEELKAEQRTERIESLRDYDYDDEYQEGEEAEDQKEREENKQEEIEKEENERNGRGGGEEEEREGEKGEDYAEPHQDLPE